GTCCAAACCTGCTGGCGAGGCGATCAGCGGTCTATGGCGGGCATGGAATGCAGGTGAGACAATGGGCGAGTACTGGAAATCAACCCGCAAACATTGGCCGGAACTGGAGAAACATGCCGAGGCGTGGTGTCTGGAACAAGCCTTGCAGGCAGATCTTGCCGCAGCGCTGGTACAGTTTTACCTAAATTGGATATGATACGCGGCCTAGATTTTTGTAAATCCCATCCAAATTCGGATATTCGCAATGAAAACTGGTAAAGAACTGAAACCCGGTATGGTGATCCGTATCGACAACGATCCTTGGCTGGTTCAGAAAGCTGAATTCACCAAGTCGGGTCGTAACAGCGCGATCATGAAGACCAAGCTGAAAAACCTGTTGACCGGTTACAAGACCGAGACCGTTTACAGCGCCGACGACAAACTGGACGACGTGATCCTCGACCGCAAAGAAGCGACCCTGTCCTTCATCAGCGGCGACTCCTACACGTTCATGGACACCACTGACTACACCATGTACGAGCTGAACGCTGAAGACATCGAAGCCGTTCTGCCTTTCGTTGAAGAAGGCATGACCGATGTTTGCGAAGCGATCTTCTTCGAAGAGCGTCTGGTTTCCGTAGAACTGCCGACCACTATCGTGCGTCAGGTTGACTACACCGAAGGCTCCGCTCGCGGTGATACTTCCGGCAAGGTGATGAAGCCTGCCAAACTGAAGAACGGTACCGAGCTGTCGGTTGCTGACTTCATCGAAATCGGCGACATGATCGAGATCGATACCCGCGAAGGCGGTTCCTACAAAGGCCGTGCTAAATAAGCACCGCTTGAGGAATGAAAAAGCCCGACCATTGAGTCGGGCTTTTTTGTGGGCGAATGATCAAGATCAGTGATTAAACGGCAACGTGCAGGCGCACATCGACGTTGCCACGCGTGGCGTTGGAGTACGGGCAGACCTGGTGGGCGGCGTCGACCAGGCTTTGTGCATCGGCTTGTTCAAGGCCCGGCAGGCTGATGTGCAGGTCGATGTCCAGGCCGAAACCACCAGGGATCTGGCCGATGCCGACATGGGCAGTGATCGAGGCGTCGTCGGGGATTTTGCGTTTGGTCTGGCTGGCGACGAATTTCAGCGCGCCGATGAAGCAGGCGGAATAGCCGGCGGCGAACAGTTGTTCAGGGTTGGTTGCCGCACCGCCGGCGCCACCGAGTTCTTTCGGGGTCGCGAGTTTGACGTCGAGGACGTTGTCGCTGGAGATCGAACGACCGTCACGGCCGCCGGTGGAGGTTGCGATTGCGGTGTAGAGAGTTTGCATGGTGTGAGCCTCGTTTCGGATTGGGTGTTTCGCGCTAAATGTTTGCGCGCTAAGTAAGTGCGAAGTGAATGTAGCTCGCTAATATTTAGCGCGCAAGATAAATTTTTGAAAAAAACTGACCCTGCCCATCACCTGGAGATTCGATCAGACGGGAGATGCTTGAGATAGAGGCTTTCGTGCGGGATTTATGCGAAGTGAATTTTTTTGCGACGGGGGAGGACGCCTTCGCGGGCGATCCGACTTGCCCGCGAAGAACGATAACGCGGTCTAAAGGCTGTCTTGCAGGTGGCTGCGCAGCTCCTG
The Pseudomonas sp. GR 6-02 genome window above contains:
- a CDS encoding elongation factor P, which gives rise to MKTGKELKPGMVIRIDNDPWLVQKAEFTKSGRNSAIMKTKLKNLLTGYKTETVYSADDKLDDVILDRKEATLSFISGDSYTFMDTTDYTMYELNAEDIEAVLPFVEEGMTDVCEAIFFEERLVSVELPTTIVRQVDYTEGSARGDTSGKVMKPAKLKNGTELSVADFIEIGDMIEIDTREGGSYKGRAK
- a CDS encoding organic hydroperoxide resistance protein — its product is MQTLYTAIATSTGGRDGRSISSDNVLDVKLATPKELGGAGGAATNPEQLFAAGYSACFIGALKFVASQTKRKIPDDASITAHVGIGQIPGGFGLDIDLHISLPGLEQADAQSLVDAAHQVCPYSNATRGNVDVRLHVAV